One window of the Solanum stenotomum isolate F172 chromosome 11, ASM1918654v1, whole genome shotgun sequence genome contains the following:
- the LOC125843574 gene encoding uncharacterized protein LOC125843574 codes for MLQGWLWKWMVAAAMTGGDGGGRCQRRRKMMVRINEREEKKPCSISLVPRVSENEITEKPSKLEKITELPQQAKEIENGIDFYTQARKALSLRCPFDSEDSNSQSQPSSSSTLHLTLPNNLAQLLNKNSDSRKRHKKSHAGTETKKKSSSRQKGGRNSGFWDDVEEYFRVLSVEDIDRWSKLGSFEFLGNDQKLLYVPTSDNVGSAVNDSGVTAKEEKENEQFMDVDSEGGKETELPKEENDGNVKPCSSPSLPFSGLEWLLGSRNKIYIASERPSKKRKLLGGDAGLEKLLVARPVEGSDSFCHYCSLGDHGDALNRLVVCSSCSIPVHQRCYGVQDDVDGTWLCSWCKQNNETVSIDKPCVLCPKSGGALKPCRKRGLGSEESSGLEFVHLFCCQWMPEVFVENTRIMEPIMNVDGIKDTRKKLICYLCKVKHGACVRCSNGACRTSFHPICAREASHRMEIWGKLGCDDVELRAFCSKHSDFQISSSSQQGKGTAVDVVSCSTDNNQLAASVTAKPHKLKLGLRNGDRMVLHTDSSTSGLDKLNDDGLQQEGLLEKGLNLRHQTEYGVSQQPVNRDLCENKDGDVADPVDFTMILKKLIEQKKVDVKDVAVEIGVPSDLLASMLNDGKMVPDIRSKVAKWLKNHAYIGSLHRTLKVKIKSTKAPKVGAGVVDDLDSIRVTEPEITDFVPVKSVPPRRRTKNNVRVVKDGESLYSSKETVNIDGVAADDAKTSVNGREDSSCPRELLSAGVQKVMLATIPSKATLAGDPNDDEVPIHCLDNGQVEQGALSVQNLATVADMSSTSSSVSFNHLPDVLKQETFHSSHIHPFIQNRLRQMESGVPLDDLRQGEVSQIEASSSSGICCSQHSQHSTSGDLFKMNGACSEQLVKASAMGLLELSPADEVEGELVYYQHRLLCNAVARKRFSDNLIVKVVNSLQQETDAARQREWDAVLVSQYLYELREAKKQGRKEKRHKEAQTVLAAATAAAAASSRISSLRKDNIEESVHQEMNATNERLRLSSQQNPRVKETLSRPTAMRILPETNSDLVQLSSDISKDHARTCDVCRRSETILNPILVCTSCKVAVHLDCYRSVRNSTGPWYCELCEELLSSGGSGAQGSHLWEKEKPCFVAECELCGGTAGAFRKSNDGQWVHAFCAEWAFESTFRRGQVHPIEGLATVPKGNDVCLVCQRRKGVCTKCSYGHCQSTFHPSCARSAGLFLSMRTNGGKLQHKAYCDKHSLEQRLKSEIQRHGVEELKSLKQVRVELERLRLLCERIVKREKLKREVILCSHDILASSRDNAVLSALTRHPYFQPDVSSDSATTTSIKGYTDGYKSGSETIQRSDDITVDSAGAGKRRIKFPVSMDNDQKTDDSSTSPNPVTQKTARASFSGKQIPYRASSISTDHGDMRLRYRKHMETFEKELVMTSDQASVKNQRLPKGYVYVPIRCLPKEEEAAPDECSGEPLDPDG; via the exons ATGTTGCAAGGGTGGTTGTGGAAGTGGATGGTGGCGGCGGCGATGACTGGTGGTGATGGTGGAGGGAGATGTCAGCGGCGGAGGAAGATGATGGTAAGGATTAACGAAAGGGAGGAAAAGAAGCCATGTTCAATATCTCTTGTACCTAGGGTTTCGGAAAACGAAATTACAGAAAAGCCCTCAAAGTTGGAGAAAATTACGGAACTGCCACAACAAGCTAAGGAAATTGAGAATGGGATAGACTTTTATACACAGGCAAGAAAAGCTTTGTCTCTACGTTGTCCTTTTGATTCTGAGGATTCTAATTCTCAGTCACAGCCATCTTCTTCATCTACTCTGCACCTTACTTTACCTAATAACTTAGCTCAGTTGTTAAATAAGAATTCTGATAGTAGAAAACGGCATAAGAAGTCTCATGCAGGAACTGAAACTAAGAAGAAGTCGTCTTCGCGGCAAAAAGGGGGTCGGAATAGTGGATTCTGGGATGATGTGGAGGAATACTTTCGTGTATTATCTGTGGAAGATATTGATAGATGGTCTAAACTTGGGTCTTTCGAGTTTTTGGGTAATGATCAGAAATTATTGTACGTTCCTACATCTGACAATGTGGGCAGTGCAGTGAATGATAGTGGGGTGACGGCTAAAGAAGAGAAGGAGAATGAGCAATTTATGGACGTGGACAGTGAAGGAGGAAAGGAAACTGAATTGcctaaagaagaaaatgatggaAATGTGAAGCCCTGTTCGTCCCCCTCTTTGCCTTTCAGTGGGTTGGAATGGCTATTAGGTTCTAGGAATAAGATATATATTGCCTCTGAACGACCTTCAAAGAAAAGGAAGCTTTTGGGTGGAGATGCAGGGTTGGAGAAGCTTCTAGTTGCTCGCCCTGTAGAAGGGTCAGATTCATTTTGTCACTATTGCAGTTTAGGTGACCATGGTGATGCGCTGAACAGACTGGTTGTTTGTAGTTCTTGTAGTATCCCTGTTCATCAGAGATGCTATGGTGTGCAGGATGATGTTGATGGCACTTGGTTGTGTTCTTGGTGCAAGCAAAATAATGAGACGGTAAGTATTGACAAGCCATGTGTTCTTTGCCCAAAAAGCGGCGGTGCTCTGAAACCTTGTAGGAAAAGAGGTCTGGGAAGTGAAGAATCTTCTGGACTGGAGTTTGTTCACTTGTTTTGTTGTCAGTGGATGCCTGAGGTATTTGTTGAGAATACTAGGATCATGGAGCCGATAATGAATGTTGATGGCATAAAGGATACACGGAAGAAGTTAATTTGCTATCTGTGCAAGGTGAAACATGGGGCGTGTGTTCGGTGCAGTAATG GAGCTTGTAGGACTTCTTTCCATCCTATATGTGCCAGGGAAGCAAGCCACAGAATGGAGATATGGGGGAAACTTGGATGTGATGAT GTTGAATTACGTGCATTCTGCTCGAAGCATTCAGATTTCCAAATCAGCAGTAGCAGTCAACAAGGTAAAGGCACTGCAGTAGACGTTGTTTCTTGCTCCACAGATAACAATCAGTTGGCTGCGTCAGTCACAGCCAAACCACACAAGTTAAAGCTTGGCTTAAGAAATGGAGACAGAATGGTGTTGCACACGGACAGTTCCACCTCAGGTTTAGATAAGTTGAATGATGATGGATTGCAACAGGAAGGGCTGCTGGAGAAGGGCTTGAATCTTAGACACCAAACAGAATACGGTGTTTCACAGCAGCCTGTTAATAGGGACTTGTGTGAAAACAAAGATGGTGATGTGGCTGATCCAGTAGATTTCACCATGATATTGAAAAAG ttaatagaGCAGAAAAAGGTTGATGTAAAAGATGTTGCTGTGGAGATTGGTGTACCTTCAGATTTGTTGGCCTCAATGCtcaat GATGGTAAAATGGTTCCTGACATACGGTCCAAGGTAGCTAAGTGGTTGAAGAATCATGCTTATATTGGAAGTTTACATAGAACtttaaaagtcaaaattaaatCCACAAAAGCCCCAAAAGTTGGGGCTGGTGTGGTGGATGATTTGGATTCCATTAGAGTAACCGAACCTGAGATTACGGACTTCGTACCCGTGAAATCTGTACCACCTCGAAGAAGAACCAAAAACAATGTCAGGGTTGTGAAAGATGGTGAATCACTTTATTCATCTAAGGAGACGGTAAACATTGATGGAGTAGCAGCAGATGATGCTAAAACTAGTGTGAATggaagggaagattcaagttgtCCAAGAGAGCTTCTGTCTGCTGGTGTACAGAAG GTTATGCTCGCGACTATTCCCTCAAAAGCAACTCTAGCAGGCGATCCCAATGATGATGAAG TGCCAATCCATTGCCTTGACAATGGTCAAGTGGAGCAGGGTGCTTTATCTGTACAGAATCTTGCGACAGTTGCTGATATGAGTAGCACTAGCTCTTCGGTTTCTTTCAATCACTTACCAGATGTCCT TAAGCAGGAAACTTTCCATAGCTCTCACATTCACCCTTTTATTCAAAATAGGTTAAGGCAAATGGAGAGCGGGGTCCCTTTGGATG ATTTGAGACAAGGTGAGGTTTCTCAGATTGAAGCATCTTCCAGTTCAGGAATCTGCTGCAGTCAACATTCGCAACATTCAACTTCTGGCGACCTCTTCAAAATGAATGGTGCTTGCTCTGAACAGTTGGTAAAGGCGAGTGCTATGGGCCTGCTGGAGCTTTCACCAGCAGATGAGGTGGAAGGAGAGCTCGTTTATTACCAGCACAGACTGCTTTGTAATGCTGTTGCAAGGAAACGTTTTAGTG ATAATTTAATTGTTAAGGTTGTGAATAGTCTCCAACAGGAGACTGATGCTGCTAGGCAACGAGAATGGGATGCTGTGTTAGTTAGCCAGTATCTTTATGAGCTTAGGGAAGCCAAAAAGCAAGGAAGGAAAGAAAAACGACATAAGGAGGCACAGACTGTACTGGCTGCTGCAACTGCTGCAGCTGCTGCATCGTCTAGGATTTCATCATTGAGGAAAGATAATATAGAAGAATCCGTGCATCAGGAG ATGAATGCTACCAACGAAAGACTTAGGCTTTCTTCCCAACAAAATCCTCGGGTCAAGGAGACGCTTTCAAGGCCGACTGCTATGCGCATATTACCAGAAACGAACTCTGATCTTGTCCAGCTAAGTTCAGATATTTCGAAAGACCATGCCAGAACTTGTGATGTGTGCAGACGGTCCGAGACCATTCTAAATCCTATCTTAGTTTGTACCAGCTGTAAG GTTGCTGTTCACTTGGATTGCTATCGAAGTGTAAGAAACTCAACAGGTCCTTGGTACTGTGAACTATGTGAGGAATTATTGTCATCTGGGGGCTCTGGAGCTCAAGGTTCTCATCTTTGGGAGAAGGAGAAACCTTGTTTTGTCGCAGAATGTGAGTTATGTGGCGGTACTGCTGGTGCTTTTAGAAAGTCAAATGATGGTCAATGGGTTCACGCCTTCTGTGCTGAA TGGGCCTTTGAATCAACATTCAGAAGAGGACAAGTACATCCAATTGAGGGTCTG GCAACTGTCCCCAAGGGTAATGATGTCTGCCTTGTTTGCCAGCGGAGAAAAGGTGTATGCACTAAG TGTAGTTATGGTCACTGTCAGAGCACATTCCATCCCTCTTGTGCTAGAAGTGCTGGCTTGTTTTTAAGCATGAGAACTAATGGTGGCAAGCTGCAGCACAAAGCTTATTGCGATAAACATAGTTTGGAACAGAGACTTAAG TCCGAGATTCAGAGACATGGGGTGGAAGAATTGAAGAGTCTGAAGCAAGTCAGG GTTGAATTGGAGCGATTACGGCTGTTATGCGAAAGAATTGTCAAGCGAGAGAAGCTGAAG CGTGAAGTAATTCTTTGCTCACATGATATTCTGGCTTCTAGTAGAGACAATGCTGTTTTATCTGCTCTGACTCGACACCCTTACTTCCAACCTGATGTTAGTTCAGATTCAGCTACTACGACTTCCATTAAAGGCTACACTGATGGCTATAAATCAGGCAGTGAAACAATACAAAGATCCGATGACATAACGGTAGACAGTGCTGGAGCAGGAAAACGGCGCATTAAGTTTCCCGTGTCTATGGACAATGATCAGAAGACTGATGATAGTTCTACATCACCCAACCCTGTCACACAAAAAACTGCACGAGCGTCATTTTCTGGGAAGCAAATTCCATATAGAGCTTCTTCCATTTCTACAGATCACGGGGACATGCGATTGCGATACAGAAAG CATATGGAAACTTTTGAGAAAGAGCTGGTAATGACTTCAGATCAAGCCTCAGTGAAGAACCAGCGATTACCTAAAGGGTACGTCTATGTCCCAATCCGGTGTCTTCCTAAGGAGGAGGAAGCTGCTCCAGACGAGTGTTCTGGAGAACCACTGGATCCTGATGGATAG